Proteins co-encoded in one uncultured Draconibacterium sp. genomic window:
- a CDS encoding lysoplasmalogenase, producing MKKIFLHFLFVAIVAADLIGVYLQSSQIDHIAKPLLLIWIAGYFFLHSKNIDKKVLQFAGAGFLFSWIGDLLMMFSVDFIWFVLGIASFLVAQVFYIFLFLRTIDLSGKTPFLKKKPMWLIPYIAFGLIMYIALFPQLDMVLRFAIFVYLVAILTMSAMALNRFGNGHPISFSLVFAGSLFFVLSDSLIAVNRFLVAIPYEGLFIMTTYIAAQYLIMLGLLKQYE from the coding sequence ATGAAAAAGATTTTTCTTCACTTTCTTTTTGTGGCAATTGTGGCAGCCGATTTAATAGGTGTGTATTTACAGAGCTCCCAAATAGATCATATTGCAAAGCCTTTACTTTTAATATGGATTGCCGGATATTTCTTTTTGCACTCAAAAAATATCGATAAAAAAGTTTTGCAGTTTGCCGGTGCCGGATTTCTTTTTTCGTGGATAGGCGATTTGCTAATGATGTTCTCAGTCGATTTTATCTGGTTTGTATTGGGGATTGCTTCGTTTTTGGTGGCGCAGGTATTCTATATTTTCCTGTTTTTACGAACCATCGATCTTTCGGGGAAAACACCGTTTCTGAAAAAGAAACCTATGTGGCTAATTCCTTATATTGCCTTTGGTTTAATTATGTATATCGCGCTTTTTCCGCAGCTGGATATGGTGCTACGTTTTGCCATTTTTGTGTATCTGGTTGCCATTTTAACCATGTCGGCAATGGCGCTGAATCGTTTTGGGAATGGACACCCCATAAGTTTTAGCCTGGTGTTTGCAGGTTCGTTGTTTTTTGTTTTGTCCGATTCGCTTATTGCTGTCAATCGTTTTCTTGTGGCAATTCCTTACGAAGGTTTATTTATAATGACAACCTACATTGCTGCCCAGTACCTAATTATGCTAGGGCTATTAAAGCAATACGAATAA
- a CDS encoding CDGSH iron-sulfur domain-containing protein has translation MKKPVIAKKALTLEPGTYYWCACGRSKNQPFCDGSHQGTEFTPLPFDIDEKKEVWLCQCKHSKNKPFCDGTHRTL, from the coding sequence ATGAAAAAACCTGTAATAGCAAAAAAAGCACTAACGCTTGAACCAGGCACCTACTATTGGTGCGCCTGCGGACGAAGTAAAAACCAACCTTTTTGCGACGGATCACACCAGGGAACGGAATTCACTCCACTTCCATTCGATATCGACGAGAAAAAGGAAGTTTGGCTTTGTCAATGCAAACATTCCAAAAATAAACCATTTTGCGATGGCACCCATCGAACGTTATAG
- the folE gene encoding GTP cyclohydrolase I FolE, translated as MCSLKNNNSNGYQRADFYNEETTGQLSAHYKEILQIVGEDPSREGLEKTPERVAKAMQFLLQGYQMDPVEILRSAMFKEDYRQMVIVKDIEIYSMCEHHMLPFIGKAHVAYIPNGTITGLSKIARVVDVFARRLQVQERLTTQIKDCIQETLKPLGVAVVIEAQHLCMQMRGVQKQHSITTTSDFTGAFEKVATREEFIKLISTKLS; from the coding sequence ATGTGTTCATTAAAGAATAACAACTCAAACGGATATCAACGAGCCGATTTTTATAATGAGGAAACAACAGGCCAGCTATCTGCTCATTACAAAGAAATTTTACAAATAGTTGGAGAAGATCCATCGCGCGAGGGGCTTGAAAAAACACCGGAAAGAGTGGCAAAAGCCATGCAGTTTCTGTTGCAGGGTTATCAAATGGATCCTGTGGAAATATTACGCTCTGCTATGTTTAAAGAAGACTACCGCCAGATGGTAATTGTAAAAGATATTGAGATTTATTCGATGTGTGAACACCACATGCTTCCGTTTATTGGGAAAGCGCACGTGGCTTACATTCCCAACGGAACCATTACCGGGTTAAGTAAAATTGCCCGTGTTGTTGATGTATTTGCCCGCCGTCTGCAGGTGCAGGAACGACTAACAACTCAAATAAAAGATTGTATTCAGGAAACGCTAAAACCACTGGGAGTTGCCGTTGTTATTGAAGCACAACACCTGTGTATGCAAATGCGTGGCGTACAAAAACAACACTCCATTACAACTACTTCGGATTTTACAGGGGCTTTTGAAAAAGTAGCAACCCGCGAAGAATTTATCAAGTTGATTAGTACCAAGCTGAGCTAA
- a CDS encoding lactonase family protein gives MLRNILFNCLLIFLCVTTGYAQEKQLFYVGTFTSEGAEGINYCSLNTETGDIELLATFKGIDNPSFLRLGPDKEFLYAVSRTTPEVEPSGGYVVAYKLDTLGGLHFLNKQISNGSGPCYVDVSPDRKYVAIATYGGGTTSVYPVNEDGSLKKALAVVKNTGKSVHPNQTQPHAHSIRFSLKEPSIFSADLGTDQLNIFHFENGSLGRYNQEFVKLPAGSGPRHFVFHPNEDVIYVINELSSTISAVRKTGDKWSVFQNISTLPNDFDGESYCADIHFSKDGKYLYGSNRGHNSIAVFKVKADQELVFLGTVPVEGDWPRNFGITPDGKWMLVANQRSHNITVFKIDTNSGMPEFSGKQISLPAPVCIEFR, from the coding sequence ATGTTACGTAATATTTTGTTTAATTGCCTATTAATTTTTCTATGTGTAACTACCGGATACGCGCAGGAAAAACAGCTCTTTTATGTGGGAACTTTTACTTCTGAAGGTGCTGAAGGCATAAACTACTGTAGTTTGAATACCGAAACCGGCGACATTGAATTGCTCGCTACTTTTAAGGGAATAGATAATCCGTCGTTTTTGCGTTTAGGCCCCGATAAGGAGTTTTTATATGCTGTTTCGCGTACAACTCCTGAAGTTGAACCATCGGGAGGATATGTAGTTGCATACAAACTCGATACGTTGGGGGGATTACATTTTCTGAATAAACAAATTTCAAATGGGAGCGGGCCATGTTATGTTGATGTTTCGCCCGACAGAAAATATGTGGCAATTGCAACCTATGGCGGAGGAACAACCTCGGTGTATCCGGTAAATGAAGATGGCAGTTTGAAGAAAGCGTTGGCAGTTGTTAAAAATACAGGCAAAAGTGTTCATCCTAATCAGACGCAGCCACATGCTCATTCTATAAGATTTTCGCTAAAAGAACCGAGCATCTTTAGTGCCGATCTGGGAACTGATCAGTTAAATATCTTTCATTTCGAGAATGGAAGCTTGGGGCGTTACAATCAGGAATTTGTAAAACTTCCTGCCGGTTCCGGCCCGAGGCATTTTGTTTTTCATCCAAACGAAGATGTAATTTATGTGATAAATGAATTGAGTTCAACTATTTCTGCGGTTCGTAAAACGGGTGACAAGTGGTCGGTATTTCAAAATATTTCAACCTTGCCAAACGATTTTGATGGCGAGAGTTATTGTGCTGATATTCATTTTTCGAAAGACGGGAAGTATTTGTATGGCTCAAATCGCGGGCACAATTCAATAGCTGTTTTTAAGGTAAAAGCTGATCAGGAATTGGTATTTTTAGGAACTGTGCCGGTGGAAGGCGACTGGCCACGGAATTTTGGAATCACACCCGATGGAAAATGGATGCTGGTTGCCAATCAGCGCAGTCACAATATTACTGTTTTTAAAATTGATACCAATTCTGGAATGCCCGAATTTAGCGGAAAACAAATAAGTTTACCGGCACCGGTTTGTATCGAGTTCCGGTGA
- the fabD gene encoding ACP S-malonyltransferase, whose translation MKAFVFPGQGAQFPGMGKDLYENSAEAKALFEKANDILGFNITDIMFEGEVEDLKQTKVTQPAIFLHSVLLAKTLKDFAPDMVAGHSLGEFSALVANGTLNFEDGLKLVAQRAMAMQKACEVEPSTMAAIVGLEDEVVEAVCTEIDDVVVPANYNCPGQLVISGSEAGIDKACALLTEKGAKRALKLVVGGAFHSPFMEPAREELAAAIEATTFNQPTCPVYQNVDAKPVSDPAVIKENLIAQLTAPVKWTQIVQNMIADGATSFTEVGPGKVLQGLVKKVDRKMKTVGVNSYEG comes from the coding sequence ATGAAGGCATTTGTATTCCCTGGTCAGGGAGCTCAATTCCCGGGAATGGGAAAGGATTTATATGAAAATTCTGCTGAAGCAAAAGCACTGTTCGAAAAAGCAAACGATATTTTAGGTTTCAATATCACCGACATTATGTTTGAAGGTGAAGTTGAAGATCTGAAGCAAACAAAAGTAACCCAACCAGCCATTTTCCTACACTCTGTATTATTGGCGAAAACCTTAAAAGATTTTGCTCCTGATATGGTTGCAGGTCACTCGTTGGGTGAGTTCTCTGCGCTGGTTGCAAACGGAACTCTGAACTTTGAAGACGGTTTAAAACTGGTTGCGCAACGTGCAATGGCCATGCAAAAAGCATGCGAAGTTGAACCATCAACAATGGCCGCAATTGTAGGTTTGGAAGATGAAGTTGTTGAGGCGGTTTGTACCGAAATCGACGATGTTGTAGTTCCTGCCAACTACAACTGTCCGGGCCAGTTGGTAATTTCTGGTTCTGAAGCAGGAATTGACAAGGCTTGTGCATTATTAACCGAAAAAGGAGCAAAACGTGCATTGAAACTGGTTGTTGGTGGTGCTTTTCATTCGCCGTTTATGGAGCCTGCCCGCGAAGAACTGGCTGCTGCCATTGAGGCAACTACTTTTAATCAGCCAACTTGTCCGGTTTATCAGAATGTGGATGCAAAACCGGTTTCTGATCCTGCAGTGATCAAGGAAAACCTGATTGCTCAGCTTACTGCTCCTGTAAAATGGACACAGATCGTACAAAATATGATCGCCGACGGAGCTACTTCGTTTACCGAAGTTGGTCCTGGGAAAGTGTTACAAGGATTGGTTAAAAAGGTTGACCGTAAAATGAAAACTGTTGGCGTGAACAGTTACGAAGGATAG
- a CDS encoding M64 family metallopeptidase, producing MKLKFSFILLIIPFFTFAQPRFNTYFKDKTFRFDFLLGGNSKEVVVYPQQMKQEPFWGGSKTNLIDVFNYGSYRYRVFDLKSDSLIYSKGFSTLFQEWQTTAEAKTTNKTFYQAALFPFPKNNVRLEIDARQWDGTFKTLFKTDIDPKDYFVLKENTPDLKTKDIVKNGDPAKKVDIAILAEGYTASEMQAFYDDAAKVSGYLFDTEPFKSEKANFNIHAVFVPSEDSGTDVPGEHIYKNTYFNTSYYTFDVPRYLTTADMRTVYDAAASVPYDQIYVLVNTERYGGGGFYNFVTICTADNELTPKIIVHELGHGFAGLGDEYYNSEVAYEDFYNLEIEPWEPNITTLVDFDKKWKNMVDKNTPIPTPRKDKYKNTIGVYEGGGYMAKGIYSPYIDCRMNTNEAKGFCPVCQEAIRKVIRFYSE from the coding sequence ATGAAGTTGAAGTTTTCTTTTATTCTGTTAATAATCCCCTTTTTTACTTTTGCACAGCCCCGGTTTAACACCTATTTTAAAGACAAAACCTTTCGCTTCGATTTTCTGTTAGGCGGAAACAGTAAAGAGGTCGTGGTGTATCCGCAGCAAATGAAACAGGAGCCCTTTTGGGGTGGTTCGAAAACAAACCTTATTGATGTATTTAACTACGGTAGTTACCGCTACCGCGTTTTCGACCTGAAATCGGACAGTCTGATTTACAGTAAAGGTTTTAGTACTCTTTTTCAGGAATGGCAAACCACTGCCGAAGCCAAAACAACTAATAAAACGTTTTACCAGGCGGCACTATTTCCCTTTCCAAAAAACAATGTGCGTTTAGAAATTGATGCCCGCCAGTGGGACGGAACTTTTAAAACACTTTTTAAAACCGATATCGATCCAAAAGATTATTTCGTTTTAAAAGAAAACACACCTGATTTAAAAACCAAAGACATTGTAAAAAACGGCGATCCGGCAAAAAAAGTAGATATCGCTATTCTGGCTGAAGGTTACACCGCTTCCGAAATGCAAGCCTTTTACGATGATGCAGCAAAAGTTTCGGGTTATTTATTCGATACAGAGCCTTTCAAATCGGAGAAAGCAAACTTTAATATACATGCCGTTTTTGTTCCGTCGGAAGATTCAGGAACCGACGTTCCGGGCGAACATATTTACAAAAACACTTATTTTAATACCAGCTATTACACCTTCGATGTGCCGCGCTACCTTACCACTGCCGATATGAGAACGGTTTACGATGCAGCGGCCAGCGTTCCGTACGACCAAATTTATGTACTGGTAAATACCGAGCGTTACGGCGGCGGCGGATTCTATAATTTTGTTACCATTTGTACGGCAGATAATGAACTGACACCAAAAATTATCGTTCATGAATTGGGACATGGTTTTGCCGGATTAGGCGACGAATACTATAACTCGGAAGTGGCTTACGAAGATTTCTACAACCTTGAAATAGAGCCCTGGGAACCGAACATTACAACTTTGGTAGATTTTGATAAAAAATGGAAAAATATGGTGGATAAAAACACGCCAATTCCAACACCGCGAAAAGACAAGTACAAAAATACCATTGGTGTATACGAAGGAGGTGGCTACATGGCAAAAGGAATTTACAGTCCGTACATCGACTGCAGAATGAATACCAACGAAGCCAAAGGTTTTTGCCCGGTGTGCCAGGAAGCTATTCGAAAAGTAATTCGATTTTATTCGGAATAA
- the mqnB gene encoding futalosine hydrolase — translation MEILIVAATTMEIRFIVDELEKVEEENHFVRTYRFGDFNIDILISGIGSSFATFHLTNVLREKKYDAVINIGLAGSLTQELKIGEVVNVVSEEFADLGIEKQHEFLTLFESGYIGMNDFPFENGLLKASNSNGWIKLKKVKGITTNKSYGRDTSIAEMREKFTAHVESMEGAAVFYVCNWLGVKCYEIRSISNYVEPRDSAKWNIPLALVRLKETLSVILKQVPAPVG, via the coding sequence ATGGAGATTTTGATTGTAGCAGCCACTACAATGGAAATAAGATTTATTGTTGATGAGCTGGAAAAAGTAGAGGAAGAAAATCATTTTGTAAGAACTTACCGATTTGGAGACTTCAATATTGATATTTTGATATCAGGAATAGGAAGCTCGTTTGCTACTTTTCATCTAACAAACGTACTTCGCGAAAAAAAATACGATGCTGTTATTAATATTGGTCTGGCCGGAAGTTTAACGCAGGAACTTAAAATAGGCGAGGTGGTGAACGTAGTTAGCGAGGAATTTGCGGATTTGGGTATTGAGAAACAACATGAATTTCTTACGCTTTTTGAATCGGGATACATTGGCATGAACGATTTTCCGTTTGAAAATGGCTTATTGAAAGCAAGTAATTCAAACGGCTGGATAAAACTGAAAAAAGTAAAAGGAATAACCACCAACAAAAGTTACGGGCGCGATACAAGTATTGCCGAAATGCGAGAGAAATTTACAGCTCATGTAGAGTCGATGGAAGGAGCTGCCGTTTTTTATGTTTGCAACTGGCTGGGCGTAAAATGTTACGAAATACGATCGATATCGAATTATGTAGAGCCCCGCGACTCGGCAAAATGGAATATTCCTTTGGCGCTTGTTCGCCTGAAAGAAACATTATCGGTTATTCTAAAACAAGTTCCTGCTCCAGTGGGCTAA
- a CDS encoding RNA polymerase sigma factor yields the protein MEQKDDIYYIEKVKAGQTNYFSYIVERYQDIVFSIAIKVLKNREDAEEMAQESFIKAYKSLHSFKGTAKFSTWLYRITYNNCISEVRKRKIHFASTDDVQIADEAEEMNLDGIPEENRAQAIKAAMDKLPEDEYTLILLYYFEEQSIEEISKVTKLSESNTKVKLYRARKKLYTILNEFMQDELYTIL from the coding sequence ATGGAGCAAAAAGATGATATCTATTACATAGAAAAAGTAAAGGCCGGACAAACCAATTACTTCTCGTATATCGTTGAGCGATATCAGGATATTGTCTTCTCCATTGCAATTAAAGTTCTTAAAAATCGTGAAGACGCCGAAGAAATGGCACAGGAAAGTTTTATAAAAGCTTACAAATCGTTGCACTCGTTTAAAGGCACTGCAAAATTTTCGACCTGGCTGTACCGCATTACTTATAATAATTGTATTTCGGAGGTTCGAAAACGGAAAATACATTTTGCATCAACCGACGATGTGCAGATTGCCGATGAAGCTGAAGAAATGAACCTGGATGGAATTCCGGAAGAAAACAGGGCACAAGCCATAAAAGCAGCCATGGATAAACTTCCGGAAGATGAATACACCCTGATACTATTGTATTATTTCGAAGAACAATCGATTGAGGAGATAAGTAAAGTAACAAAACTCTCGGAAAGTAATACAAAAGTAAAACTCTACAGAGCACGAAAAAAGCTCTATACCATTCTGAATGAATTTATGCAAGACGAATTATACACTATATTATGA
- the rfaD gene encoding ADP-glyceromanno-heptose 6-epimerase encodes MIVVTGAAGFIGSYLVGKLNKEGYKDLILVDKFDDPWKDLNLLKKDYREYIDRDEFFKWLIKNAHDVDFIFHLGARTDTVGQEPELYQQLNLIYSQRLWNICSEIQVPLLYASSAATYGNGEEGFSDEHRKIQDLRPLNLYGWSKHDFDVWALKQFRTPPFWAGMKFFNVYGPNEYHKGRMASVVLHAYKTIKETGHMQLFRSHHKAYKDGEQSRDFIYVEDIVDVMMYFMENQDNTGIYNVGTGKARSFLDLTKAVFSSMNVNPDISFIDTPVDLRGRYQYFTEAEMQKLHDAGYKKPFVELEEGVNEYVNKYLMTEACF; translated from the coding sequence ATGATAGTTGTTACAGGAGCCGCCGGGTTTATCGGAAGTTATTTAGTAGGGAAACTCAACAAAGAAGGATACAAAGATCTGATACTGGTTGATAAGTTCGATGACCCCTGGAAAGATTTGAATCTTCTGAAAAAGGATTACCGCGAGTATATTGATCGTGACGAATTTTTCAAATGGTTAATTAAAAATGCTCACGATGTAGATTTCATTTTTCATTTGGGAGCACGTACTGACACGGTGGGGCAGGAGCCCGAGCTCTATCAGCAACTTAACTTAATTTATTCGCAACGCCTCTGGAATATCTGTTCCGAAATTCAGGTTCCTCTTCTTTACGCATCGTCAGCTGCTACCTATGGTAATGGCGAAGAGGGTTTTTCTGATGAGCATAGAAAAATTCAGGATTTACGTCCGCTAAATTTGTATGGTTGGTCGAAACACGATTTTGATGTATGGGCGCTAAAGCAGTTCCGTACTCCTCCGTTTTGGGCTGGCATGAAATTCTTTAATGTTTACGGACCCAACGAATACCACAAAGGTCGAATGGCTTCGGTGGTGTTACATGCCTATAAAACCATAAAAGAAACAGGACACATGCAATTGTTTCGTTCGCACCATAAAGCCTATAAAGATGGCGAGCAAAGTCGCGATTTTATTTATGTGGAAGACATTGTCGATGTGATGATGTACTTTATGGAGAATCAGGATAATACGGGAATTTACAATGTTGGAACAGGGAAAGCCCGTTCATTTCTCGACCTTACAAAGGCTGTTTTTAGCAGTATGAATGTAAATCCTGACATCTCATTTATTGATACACCCGTTGATTTGCGAGGAAGATACCAGTATTTTACAGAGGCCGAAATGCAGAAATTGCACGATGCTGGTTACAAAAAACCTTTTGTTGAATTAGAGGAAGGTGTTAATGAGTACGTAAATAAGTACCTGATGACGGAGGCCTGTTTTTAA
- a CDS encoding flavin reductase, with amino-acid sequence MNYSAFHKLSYGLYLIATELNGEKAGYIANTAFQITAEPSKIAISCNKNNYSAQKIIDSKKFSISVLKKEVDTSLIGKFGFMSGADIDKFQGIETITAKTGAPIVVDSSVAWFDCEVIDYSDVGSHYLITAEVVDSDKLSDDEPLSYAYYHTKYKMRSPKNAPTYIDKDKLEDDPEPVIYEEVVEKPEETGKTESDDGVYSCNICGFQYDPEEGDPALGIPPGTPFEDLPDDWKCPICNASKDDFTKV; translated from the coding sequence ATGAATTATTCCGCCTTTCATAAACTAAGTTATGGCTTGTATTTAATTGCTACCGAACTGAACGGAGAAAAAGCCGGTTATATTGCAAACACGGCTTTTCAGATTACAGCCGAGCCTTCGAAAATTGCCATAAGTTGTAATAAAAATAATTACTCTGCCCAAAAAATTATTGATAGTAAGAAGTTCTCGATCTCTGTGTTGAAGAAAGAGGTTGACACTTCGTTAATCGGGAAATTCGGATTTATGTCGGGAGCCGATATTGACAAGTTTCAGGGCATTGAAACCATTACGGCAAAAACCGGTGCTCCAATTGTTGTTGATTCATCAGTAGCGTGGTTTGATTGTGAGGTGATTGATTACAGTGATGTTGGTTCGCATTATTTAATAACTGCCGAGGTAGTTGATAGTGATAAACTATCGGATGACGAACCGCTAAGCTATGCGTATTACCATACCAAATATAAAATGCGGTCGCCGAAAAATGCGCCTACATATATTGATAAGGATAAATTGGAGGATGATCCTGAGCCTGTTATTTACGAAGAGGTGGTTGAAAAGCCGGAGGAGACTGGAAAAACAGAAAGCGACGATGGTGTGTATTCGTGTAATATTTGCGGTTTCCAGTACGACCCGGAAGAGGGTGATCCTGCACTTGGAATACCTCCGGGAACGCCTTTTGAAGATTTGCCTGACGATTGGAAATGCCCGATCTGCAACGCTTCAAAAGACGATTTTACGAAGGTTTAA
- a CDS encoding sigma-54 dependent transcriptional regulator, whose product MANYKLRNNYKVYIVEDNVLYARVLKKQLLDDQLQVKVFHNGTDFINAMSEKPDVVTLDYTLPDMTGKEVLAKIQEKIPDTHVIVISAQDDISTAIELMKNGAYDYIMKAPDTREKLSNIIRNIYRTDQLQTENTNLKEAVAEKYNFKNLIKGNSREIEHVFELMNKATQTNISVSISGETGTGKELVAKGIHYNSKRSAKPFIAVNVSAIPDGLIESELFGHEKGAFTGADFQKIGKFEAANGGTLFLDEIADLNLNLQAKLLRVLQERELVRLGGHDVIPLDVRIISATHKNLATLSGDDQFRQDLYYRLLGLPIEIPPLRQRGNDKILLAKFFVDEFCRENDMDPKTLSSEAKQMLSSYHYPGNIRELKAIMELACVMCNRDVIKPSHLNMNVDESVQNLLAQEKTLEEYNNEIVKFFLNKYNQNVRLVASKLGIGKSTIYRMLQKQMD is encoded by the coding sequence ATGGCTAACTATAAACTCAGAAACAACTACAAAGTGTACATCGTGGAAGACAATGTCCTTTATGCCAGAGTGCTAAAGAAGCAACTTCTGGATGATCAGTTACAGGTAAAAGTGTTTCACAACGGGACAGACTTCATCAATGCAATGAGCGAAAAGCCTGATGTGGTGACGCTTGATTATACGCTTCCTGATATGACAGGGAAAGAAGTACTTGCCAAAATTCAGGAGAAAATCCCGGATACTCATGTAATTGTAATTTCAGCACAAGACGATATTTCCACCGCTATTGAACTGATGAAAAATGGTGCCTACGATTACATTATGAAAGCGCCCGACACCAGGGAAAAGCTGAGTAACATCATCCGGAATATTTACCGCACCGACCAGCTGCAAACAGAGAATACAAATTTGAAAGAAGCGGTTGCTGAGAAATATAATTTTAAAAACCTGATTAAAGGTAACAGCCGGGAAATTGAGCACGTTTTTGAGTTAATGAACAAAGCAACTCAGACAAATATATCAGTATCTATTTCGGGAGAAACCGGAACAGGTAAAGAATTGGTTGCCAAGGGAATTCACTACAACTCGAAACGCAGCGCCAAACCGTTTATAGCAGTAAACGTGTCGGCCATCCCCGACGGATTGATAGAGAGTGAATTGTTCGGGCACGAAAAAGGTGCTTTTACAGGTGCCGATTTCCAAAAGATCGGAAAATTTGAGGCCGCAAACGGAGGGACACTTTTCCTTGATGAAATTGCCGACCTGAACTTAAACCTACAGGCGAAATTGCTGCGCGTTTTGCAGGAACGAGAGTTAGTGCGCCTGGGAGGGCACGATGTAATACCACTCGATGTACGCATTATTTCGGCAACACATAAAAACCTGGCCACTTTGTCGGGCGACGACCAGTTCAGACAAGACCTTTACTATCGCCTACTTGGTTTACCAATTGAAATTCCGCCTTTACGTCAGCGCGGAAACGACAAGATTTTGCTGGCTAAGTTTTTTGTTGATGAGTTTTGCCGCGAAAATGATATGGATCCCAAAACCCTTTCATCAGAAGCAAAACAAATGTTGTCGAGCTACCACTATCCCGGCAACATCAGGGAGCTAAAAGCAATTATGGAGCTGGCTTGCGTAATGTGCAACCGCGATGTAATTAAACCGAGCCACCTGAATATGAATGTTGACGAAAGCGTACAAAACCTGCTTGCCCAGGAAAAAACACTTGAAGAATACAACAACGAAATTGTAAAATTCTTTTTGAATAAATACAATCAGAATGTACGGCTGGTAGCATCGAAATTAGGAATTGGAAAATCCACCATTTACCGGATGTTACAGAAACAGATGGATTAA
- a CDS encoding DUF6249 domain-containing protein, translating to MEGIFVPISFFLAIFAILYVYWTTRTKERLALVEKGLDAGIFKGECSQLSLVKWGIFLIAVGLGVVVGYSLSNVMDEVVAFFTAILVLGGVGLIVAYVITSKLLKKKEE from the coding sequence ATGGAAGGAATTTTCGTACCAATCAGTTTTTTTCTGGCAATCTTCGCCATCTTGTATGTATACTGGACAACACGCACAAAAGAGCGCCTGGCGCTGGTAGAAAAAGGGCTCGATGCCGGAATATTTAAAGGTGAATGCTCGCAGCTTTCGTTGGTAAAATGGGGAATCTTTTTAATTGCAGTAGGATTGGGAGTAGTTGTTGGTTACTCGCTGTCAAATGTAATGGATGAGGTTGTTGCTTTCTTTACCGCAATTCTGGTTCTTGGAGGAGTTGGCTTAATTGTAGCTTACGTTATTACTTCGAAACTATTGAAGAAAAAAGAGGAATAA